The following proteins come from a genomic window of Vallitalea okinawensis:
- the pgeF gene encoding peptidoglycan editing factor PgeF: protein MQLHSNTLQIHSKEKLKWLTFPHFDATGKTKHCFTTKHGGVSHGIYQSLNLGFSRGDEEENVRENYQIICKAIEVDENDLVFSQQVHKDQIYHVTSQDMGKGYRLDSDIKEIDGLITNEKGIPLITFYADCVPLFFLDQVKEVVALAHAGWRGTVQKIGAKMVTVMQESYGSDMKDILIGIGPSIGSCCFEVGEEVVNEFKKAFPDEEKYLIMPRQNGKYMIDLWSANKLTLIKEGILEDNILITDLCTKCHLDHFYSHRGHHGMRGSLAAIIQLK, encoded by the coding sequence ATGCAATTACATTCCAATACACTTCAAATTCATAGTAAAGAAAAGCTCAAGTGGCTGACATTTCCACATTTCGATGCAACAGGCAAAACAAAACACTGTTTTACAACCAAACATGGTGGTGTTAGTCATGGCATTTATCAATCCTTAAATCTTGGTTTTTCCAGAGGAGATGAAGAAGAGAACGTAAGAGAAAATTATCAAATCATCTGTAAAGCTATTGAAGTCGATGAAAATGATCTTGTATTCTCTCAACAAGTTCACAAAGATCAAATATATCACGTTACATCTCAAGATATGGGGAAAGGCTACCGATTGGATAGTGATATCAAGGAGATTGATGGATTAATAACAAATGAAAAGGGAATTCCACTTATTACTTTTTATGCAGACTGTGTTCCGCTTTTTTTCCTTGATCAAGTTAAAGAAGTAGTAGCCCTTGCTCATGCAGGATGGCGAGGTACGGTGCAAAAAATTGGGGCGAAAATGGTTACAGTTATGCAAGAATCCTATGGCTCTGACATGAAGGATATTCTAATTGGTATTGGTCCTTCCATTGGTTCTTGTTGCTTTGAAGTAGGAGAGGAAGTTGTTAATGAATTTAAAAAAGCATTCCCTGATGAGGAAAAATACTTGATTATGCCTAGACAAAATGGCAAATATATGATAGATTTATGGTCGGCTAATAAACTTACTTTAATAAAAGAAGGCATCCTTGAAGATAATATTCTTATAACGGATTTATGCACGAAGTGTCATCTTGATCACTTCTATTCACATAGAGGACATCATGGGATGAGAGGCTCTCTAGCTGCAATTATCCAATTAAAGTAA
- a CDS encoding DUF512 domain-containing protein gives MTEHIITKVVKGSIAEELEIEAGDRLLSINGKEIKDVFDYYFFIEEEYIEVSFLKPNGEEWIFEIEKDYNEDLGIKFEADLMDNYKSCRNKCIFCFIDQMPKGMRKTLYFKDDDSRLSFLKGNYITLTNMKEDDIQRIIKYRMSPINVSVHTTNPELRKKMLNNKFAGQVLEYIQRLADAGITLNGQIVLCKGVNDGEELNRSIRELSDFIPHMQSVSVVPVGISKYREGLYNLEPFSKDDAIAVVDLIESWQKKISEETGKHFIHASDEFYILSERPIPEEERYDGYLQLENGVGMVRLFMDEFESSFKKLKSNTEISKKLTIATSLLPLSIINHCASQLKEKFPNVDLKVIGIKNKFFGDRITVSGLLTGSDIIEQLKGIDLGDELLLPSNLLKAEEEILLDDITVKEIEDELKTSVRIVETSGKDLIEAILEKS, from the coding sequence ATGACAGAACATATTATAACAAAAGTCGTAAAAGGGAGTATTGCGGAAGAGTTAGAGATCGAAGCAGGTGACCGATTACTTTCTATAAACGGAAAAGAAATAAAAGATGTTTTTGACTATTACTTCTTTATAGAAGAAGAATATATAGAAGTATCCTTCTTAAAACCTAATGGTGAGGAATGGATATTTGAAATTGAAAAAGATTATAATGAAGATCTTGGTATTAAGTTTGAAGCTGACTTGATGGATAACTATAAATCATGCAGAAATAAATGCATTTTTTGTTTTATAGATCAAATGCCTAAGGGCATGCGTAAGACTTTATATTTTAAAGATGATGATTCACGACTATCCTTCTTAAAAGGTAATTATATTACATTGACGAATATGAAAGAGGATGATATTCAACGCATTATCAAATATAGAATGTCACCAATCAATGTATCAGTCCACACAACCAATCCAGAACTACGTAAAAAGATGCTTAATAATAAATTTGCAGGGCAGGTCCTAGAATATATTCAACGATTAGCCGATGCAGGGATTACATTAAATGGTCAGATTGTTCTTTGCAAAGGTGTTAACGATGGTGAAGAACTCAATCGAAGTATTCGAGAATTATCAGACTTTATTCCTCATATGCAGAGTGTATCAGTAGTACCTGTGGGTATATCAAAATACCGTGAAGGATTATATAATCTAGAACCATTTTCAAAAGATGATGCTATAGCAGTTGTAGACTTAATTGAAAGTTGGCAAAAGAAGATCAGTGAAGAGACTGGTAAACATTTTATCCACGCTTCAGATGAGTTTTATATTTTATCAGAGAGACCAATACCAGAGGAAGAACGGTATGATGGCTATTTACAGTTAGAAAATGGAGTAGGTATGGTTAGGCTCTTTATGGATGAATTTGAATCAAGTTTTAAAAAACTGAAATCCAATACTGAAATTTCTAAAAAGTTAACTATAGCTACATCATTATTACCACTATCTATTATTAATCATTGTGCTTCTCAACTAAAAGAGAAGTTTCCAAATGTAGATTTAAAAGTTATCGGTATTAAGAATAAATTTTTTGGTGATCGAATAACTGTATCAGGTTTACTAACTGGTAGTGATATCATAGAGCAATTGAAAGGTATTGACCTTGGAGATGAGCTTCTATTACCAAGTAATCTACTAAAAGCAGAAGAAGAGATATTATTAGATGATATAACAGTTAAAGAAATTGAAGATGAACTAAAAACATCAGTTCGTATTGTTGAAACATCTGGTAAGGATCTGATTGAAGCAATACTAGAGAAGTCATAG
- the der gene encoding ribosome biogenesis GTPase Der: MKPIVAVVGRPNVGKSTLFNRLAGERISIVEDTPGVTRDRIYADVEWLNYNFTLIDTGGIEPDSDDLILSHMRKQAEIAIETASVILFIVDGKTGLTDTDAEVATMLRKAKKPVVLAVNKIDDRNKMSYEVYEFYNLGLGDPFPISAEQMLGLGDMLDEVVKNFDQDEIKEEDDDILKVAIIGKPNVGKSSLINKILGENRVIVSDIAGTTRDAIDTPVTVDGKEFVFIDTAGIRRKSKIKEDIEKYSIVRSVSAIERAGVAVILIDAEKGVTEQDAKIAGIAHERGKASIIVVNKWDAIEKDDKTMYRYMNDLGETFSFMTYAPMMFISAKTGLRVNKLFETIEMVSQNHALRVSTGLLNDILYEAMAMNQPPSDKGKRLKIYYMTQVSVKPPTFVLFVNDRQLMHFSYRRYIENQLREAFGFKGTPIRFIVRERKGKE, translated from the coding sequence ATGAAACCAATTGTTGCAGTAGTTGGTAGACCTAATGTTGGAAAATCAACATTATTTAACCGATTAGCTGGGGAACGTATTTCTATTGTAGAAGATACGCCTGGCGTTACTAGAGATAGGATTTATGCAGATGTAGAATGGCTTAACTATAATTTCACATTAATTGATACCGGTGGTATTGAACCTGATAGTGATGATTTAATACTTAGTCATATGCGTAAACAAGCAGAAATAGCTATAGAAACAGCATCAGTTATTTTATTTATTGTTGACGGTAAAACAGGTCTTACTGATACCGACGCAGAAGTAGCTACAATGTTAAGAAAAGCTAAGAAACCTGTTGTACTGGCTGTTAACAAAATCGATGATCGTAATAAAATGTCCTATGAAGTTTATGAGTTTTATAATCTAGGGCTAGGCGATCCTTTCCCAATCTCTGCAGAGCAGATGCTTGGTTTAGGGGATATGTTGGACGAAGTAGTTAAGAATTTTGATCAGGATGAAATCAAGGAAGAGGACGATGATATTTTAAAGGTAGCCATTATTGGTAAACCAAATGTAGGGAAATCTTCACTTATTAATAAAATTCTTGGTGAGAATAGAGTTATCGTGTCTGATATAGCTGGAACTACTCGTGATGCAATTGATACGCCTGTTACTGTTGATGGTAAAGAATTTGTTTTCATTGATACTGCTGGGATACGAAGAAAGAGTAAAATCAAAGAAGATATAGAGAAATACAGTATTGTTCGTTCTGTATCAGCAATAGAAAGAGCAGGAGTCGCGGTTATCCTTATTGATGCAGAAAAGGGTGTTACAGAGCAAGATGCTAAGATTGCTGGTATTGCTCATGAAAGAGGTAAAGCTTCTATCATTGTTGTGAATAAATGGGATGCTATTGAAAAAGATGATAAGACCATGTATCGTTATATGAATGACTTAGGTGAAACTTTCAGCTTCATGACTTATGCACCAATGATGTTTATTTCTGCTAAGACAGGTCTTAGAGTTAATAAGTTATTTGAAACTATAGAGATGGTTTCTCAAAATCATGCCTTGCGTGTGTCAACAGGTTTATTGAATGATATCCTTTACGAAGCTATGGCAATGAATCAACCACCTTCAGATAAAGGTAAGCGACTAAAGATTTACTATATGACACAAGTATCTGTTAAACCACCGACCTTTGTTCTCTTTGTAAACGATCGTCAACTAATGCATTTTTCATATAGAAGGTATATTGAGAATCAACTAAGAGAAGCCTTCGGTTTTAAAGGAACACCTATACGTTTTATCGTTAGAGAAAGGAAAGGGAAGGAATAG
- the plsY gene encoding glycerol-3-phosphate 1-O-acyltransferase PlsY — protein MFRLISLGIGYLFGCLQTAFFLGKIANNIDIRNFGSGNAGTTNVIRVLGWKAGIITFLGDLLKAVIAVVVCRTLFPDMSLLASLYAGIGVIMGHNWPFFLKFKGGKGIAATIGTILAVDWVVGLIVAGILIVTLLITRYVSLGALLLTASVPILFAIFYNGYANYFEIVGIGLLITIFAFIRHRANIKRLLSGTESKLGQRSKKKVGDE, from the coding sequence ATGTTTAGACTTATAAGTTTAGGGATTGGGTATTTGTTTGGATGTTTACAAACTGCTTTCTTTTTAGGGAAAATAGCTAATAATATAGATATAAGAAATTTTGGTAGTGGTAATGCTGGAACGACAAATGTTATAAGGGTTTTAGGTTGGAAAGCTGGTATCATCACTTTCTTAGGCGATTTATTGAAAGCGGTTATTGCTGTAGTTGTTTGTAGGACATTGTTTCCAGATATGAGTTTATTGGCATCTTTATATGCTGGTATAGGAGTTATTATGGGACATAATTGGCCATTCTTCCTTAAGTTTAAAGGAGGAAAAGGAATAGCTGCTACTATTGGTACCATTTTAGCTGTTGACTGGGTTGTTGGTCTAATTGTCGCAGGTATTCTCATAGTGACTTTGCTAATAACCCGCTATGTATCATTAGGAGCTCTTTTATTAACAGCCAGTGTTCCGATTTTGTTTGCCATCTTCTATAATGGATATGCTAATTATTTTGAAATTGTCGGTATTGGGCTTCTTATAACGATTTTTGCATTTATAAGACATCGTGCTAACATTAAAAGATTATTATCTGGAACAGAATCTAAACTTGGTCAACGTTCAAAGAAAAAAGTAGGAGATGAATAA
- a CDS encoding NAD(P)H-dependent glycerol-3-phosphate dehydrogenase, with protein MKNIAIMGSGGWGIALAILLHNNGHNVTIWSYSESECKDINENHKNTEYLPDIDIPKGVKATNDYAALLTESDIIVVAIPSSYLRQSLELFKDFIRPDQEIINVAKGLEKETLKTLSQVIEEILPNNQVAVLSGPSHAEEVARKIPTTCAASSKSKAAAVVVQDLFMSDYFRVYTNPDLVGVELGGALKNVIALAAGASDGLGYGDNTKAALMTRGIAEISRLGIAMGADFHTFNGLSGVGDLIVTCTSMHSRNRRAGILLGKGKSLEETLDEVHMVVEGVHTAQAALAFAKEYKVEMPIVEKINQVLFEGKDAHTAVKELMLRHKKGEHLSYDLMTEEFIEWKMK; from the coding sequence ATGAAGAACATAGCTATCATGGGTTCAGGTGGCTGGGGTATTGCTCTAGCAATCTTGCTACATAATAACGGTCACAACGTAACTATTTGGTCCTATAGTGAGAGTGAATGTAAGGATATAAATGAGAACCATAAGAATACAGAGTATCTTCCAGACATAGACATTCCAAAAGGCGTTAAAGCAACAAATGACTATGCTGCATTATTAACAGAAAGTGATATCATTGTTGTAGCTATACCATCAAGCTATTTAAGACAATCATTGGAATTGTTTAAGGATTTTATTCGCCCTGATCAAGAAATAATTAATGTAGCGAAAGGTCTTGAAAAAGAAACATTAAAAACTTTATCGCAAGTTATTGAAGAAATATTACCTAATAATCAAGTTGCAGTTTTATCTGGACCTAGTCATGCTGAAGAAGTAGCTCGTAAGATTCCAACTACATGTGCAGCTTCTTCGAAATCAAAAGCTGCAGCGGTTGTTGTACAAGATCTCTTTATGAGTGATTATTTTAGAGTGTATACGAATCCAGATTTAGTTGGTGTTGAGCTAGGTGGAGCACTTAAAAATGTTATTGCCTTAGCAGCTGGTGCTTCTGATGGACTAGGATACGGTGATAATACCAAAGCAGCTCTTATGACAAGAGGTATCGCTGAAATCTCTCGTCTAGGTATTGCAATGGGGGCAGATTTTCATACATTCAATGGTTTATCTGGAGTTGGAGATTTAATAGTAACTTGCACCAGCATGCACAGTAGGAATCGTCGTGCAGGAATCCTTCTTGGTAAAGGTAAGTCATTAGAGGAAACTCTGGATGAAGTCCATATGGTAGTTGAAGGTGTGCATACGGCTCAGGCTGCTTTAGCATTTGCTAAGGAATATAAGGTTGAAATGCCAATCGTTGAAAAGATAAATCAAGTCTTATTCGAGGGCAAAGATGCTCATACAGCCGTGAAAGAATTAATGCTTCGTCACAAGAAAGGTGAACACCTTTCCTATGATTTAATGACTGAAGAATTTATTGAATGGAAAATGAAATAG